One Oenanthe melanoleuca isolate GR-GAL-2019-014 chromosome 3, OMel1.0, whole genome shotgun sequence DNA segment encodes these proteins:
- the LOC130250722 gene encoding 24-hydroxycholesterol 7-alpha-hydroxylase isoform X2 — translation MDLAVLLAALLGLLVVKALLFQRRNASSPPCIRSWIPWIGAAFQFGKAPLEFIEQARKKHGPVFTIFALGKRFTFVTEEEGTEAFFKSEDLNFEQAVQQAVKNAVSVPAEAFYQNHGNLYSMMKGKMSPSNLHMFSGSLCKELHEHMAHLGTEGTGDLNDLVRHVMYPAVVNTLFGKGICPTSPSEIKEFEEHFQKYDEDFEYASQMPECFLRNWSKSKKWLLKLFEKVVLDAERTNPSETASKTLLQHLLDNLQGKHLGPNYGLLMLWAAQANAVPVAFWTLAFILSNPAIYKKVMEDLASVFGKAGKDKLEVSEEDLKKIPFIKWCTLEAIRLRSPGAITKKVINPIRIKNFTIPAGDMLMLSPYWLHRNPKYFPDPEMFKPFLPTGSLERGKFREECFLGQLCGIRRREASVSRKVVCYHGNSAVCCAVPVQV, via the exons ATGGATCTGGCCGTGCTCCTGGCAGCGCTCCTGGGACTGCTCGTTGTCAAGGCTCTTTTGTTTCAGCGCAGAAACGCGAGCTCCCCTCCTTGCATCAGGAGCTGGATCCCCTGGATTGGAGCCGCGTTTCAGTTCGGGAAAGCTCCCCTGGAGTTTATAGAGCAAGCCAGGAAGAAG CATGGACCTGTGTTCACAATATTTGCTCTGGGAAAGCGGTTCACTTTTGTGACTGAGGAAGAAGGAactgaagcattttttaaatctgaagaCCTAAATTTTGAACAGGCAGTACAACAAGCTGTCAAGAATGCAG TCTCTGTTCCTGCAGAAGCATTTTATCAGAACCATGGTAATCTCTACAGCATGATGAAGGGGAAAATGAGTCCCTCTAATCTGCACATGTTCTCAGGCAGTTTGTGTAAGGAGCTCCATGAGCACATGGCTCACCTGGGCACGGAGGGCACAGGTGACCTCAATGACCTGGTAAG GCATGTCATGTATCCAGCAGTGGTGAACACCCTGTTTGGGAAGGGCATCTGCCCAACCAGTCCGAGTGAAATCAAGGAGTTTGAAGAGCATTTCCAGAAGTACGACGAGGACTTTGAATACGCTTCTCAGATGCCCGAGTGCTTCCTGAG GAACTGGTCTAAATCCAAAAAATGGCTTCTAAAATTATTTGAGAAAGTAGTGTTGGATGCTGAGAGGACCAACCCTTCAGAGACTGCATCCAAG ACGCTTCTACAACATCTTCTGGATAACTTGCAGGGAAAACATCTAGGTCCCAATTATGGTCTCCTGATGCTCTGGGCTGCACAAGCAAATGCTGTGCCT GTTGCATTTTGGACCCTTGCTTTCATACTCTCTAATCCTGCCATATACAAGAAAGTCATGGAAGACCTGGCTTCTGTTTTTGGCAAAGCAG GTAAAGATAAACTGGAAGTCTCTGAGGAGGATCTGAAGAAGATCCCTTTCATTAAATGGTGCACTTTGGAAGCCATACGGTTGAGGTCTCCAGGTGCAATCACCAAGAAAGTCATAAACCCAATTAGAATTAAG aatttcaccatccctgcaggtgacATGCTGATGTTGTCACCATATTGGTTGCACCGGAATCCAAAATACTTTCCTGACCCAGAAATGTTCAAACCT tttcttcccACAGGATCGTTGGAAAGAGGCAAATTTAGAGAAGAATGCTTTCTTGGACAGCTTTGTGGCATTCGGAGGAGGGAAGCATCAGTGTCCAGGAAG GTGGTTTGCTATCATGGAAATTCAGCTGTTTGTTGTGCTGTTCCTGTACAAGTATGA
- the TDRD6 gene encoding tudor domain-containing protein 6, with product MRPRGGGRGVHSPRAGGSGVRGGFAMSSGPGSLGRGDTVTLRVRAVGLYPEVPILRLWGLLGERKADYALLYREIQAAAGPRLAARPEPSGPDASGTRLCPRELALVELLGVWYRCCVVSCSAQGYRVFLLDEGYVVTTSAYYLARGCSELFQLPPEVVSCVVADVMPSHSQEGTASGDSPVSKWAVEAVEFLSFLQGKEVSGVVQEVITPQLIVLELPQLVAQMWQLGLAKRVSPSWFCEVLRRCLPFGQLKKQLCQQPPDCYLGAFEGPQLIHMLLSYKPLSPALDYYYPQLQLGVTEPVLVTHVSDPHHVYCQLQCLSQEICCLSDTMCHAYDRWEQDLLPKVGSPCAARGRDGQWYRAILLELIAGEQDQNAALVLFVDCGKKETVTRANLRHLPAECFRMPVVTYVCALQGVSDGGCGWSSCQIKLLKTLVLGRGVSAHIKAFNSFENLYYVTLYGENGVDLNHLFGSQACCLVSSQVSQTEAHEQLEVEESLAEELELPPEAPPVLTHGGLAAAAVAGVCLKTWTLYSARVSHLQDPSEFWLQLRGYYQLFRQLRQCMWNFYSHSTKLDGAGWDPQPGSLCCASGNEGVFYRAVVTRVLDTGVEIHLVDRGSTETVDLCAVKELLPRFRELPALALKCCLAGVSPPRGSWSEASVSAFREMVLNKELKVWFLNVQGDKYMVEIFDRSQLGEGRVSKLMAQGGYAKYQRYEIPKTSQKSDKYVTQASSLVCAAEESQINAEKRLREECNLKSSDRILDSHVGVMVRESPVAAILNSQSSESLTSQDYEGKENLHTSLRQNYVEIKPGSSCGGHLEVGSTVNVVLSYVENPSCFWCQLSRNCHDLEVLMDQIQEHCKNSSQPHIWPNLVCLAQYSEDKKWYRALIVSEGVCAEKVEVIYVDYGNREQVSLTKLRAISEHFLRLEAQAFRCSLYNLIQPIGQNPFAWDEEAIQAFRQFVVDSSSDLDLKCTIFALASINRDLFNIVDLITPFQSACQFLTERGVARPLFPQKHLESLVQLHSFYYSSHGIKIGSEEEVYITHVENPWTFYCQLERCADTLAQLADNISCLSERLASTGTLGKSGTLCLARYSDSQWYRGVILERQSKAKVFFVDFGNTESIETDDLLILPNDASDILLVPMQAVKCSVSDVSSVSKEAATWFKEAVLERRLKAIVVAKDSDNTLQVELFDRNTQINTKLKEISLNSTGLFSHVHNETLCSRNTDVNERHEAAESPLSVGRPLERKKIQSQAQQEKGSKRHFKEVVNLFQRSVKGDVLEPDEMLSSKKDAVLLNKGREESLLFSQMDTLSDTKSDAEGRCVMLKNASDLPPQRIVPALKTLVYVSYVSDPQDFYVQLGSDEVQLNNILESLNNGKSVKDPCRQLFQAGDLISAVYSEDSLWYRAVVKEKTSDNLIRVHYIDYGDTSVISVDQARRLPKNLSSIPAMSIHCFLAGLKCKKKADWTEKAVFYFTKRTSEILLSCEFVKKVEDKWEVILSDHQGIITVDLADKDLAGRERLFSRKRIDRRENRDMITGCEPLPPQVQNDISCVSDCKSFIWKFPEAGQTLKIYVTVVNSPGYFWCHRADTNDVSYIEKKIEEAEKLGLSSLNDGKCCIKSGDTCLAKYSQDGWFYRAQISSVNDESVVVRHVDYGSEESVSLEMIRQMPVELLRVPGQAFACCLAGFSPSDGSWLSEANKKFYDLTENLVLKAEVVEIQENKDSEVPLCVVKLEASGNSINEGMKSFWKANKETGDSAFSNLCNPLKENRSSNSNLDPCLNKETTSGLAREENESALFCSDPFLGVTSDCLETAEANVSVGAASEKADDGYEIEEHDNSFDKGIPLPEGNSMLLEAMRSCSPHIVGNGMKAAEQEVSETQFGEEAELKAEVTGSAPAASLLLGKEQELQRLPVLQAQPSASNGTKTFGELDPLEMHLPRDGLNELLQELLEKPSFDEGTKEALEAKSLEMQAASGSEARETVLEQELLELPDVREEKGQLTTLNCLEILPLLNEKENLVPSVSDREKSVELIASDVQPSLGEKTKKLQANLSGIHEAEAILDDWMETDPPSLRLPSSGGRPEKELHQKMRDKESMLGAKFEPFLELVLPDVQSPQEDREEDLLRLEHAVLQSSANSGSQFSFLSKDSANQRPVFTVQSCACQVEKQMGWQKRKDDCVEEWMEQDLTDSFKESGNVCVQSLGCKPGEDEKQNENLADCSAAHHDYPCSLKGFAVGSKCVVWTSLKWCDARILEVSEKGTKVLNLCSGNEEIVHPENVWNGIPDGAHRSSEALNPATENLQSLPEESLLQEKQTGCSSNLAEDSHVLQQC from the exons ATGAGGCCGAGGGGCGGAGGGCGGGGCGTTCATTCGCCTCGTGCGGGGGGAAGCGGGGTGCGAGGCGGCTTCGCCATGAGCTCCGGGCCGGGGTCCCTCGGCCGCGGCGATACCGTCACCCTGCGGGTCCGCGCCGTGGGGCTGTACCCCGAGGTGCCCATCCTGCGGCTGTGGGGACTGCTGGGTGAACGTAAGGCTGACTATGCTCTCCTCTACCGCGAGATCCaggcggcggccgggccgcgccTGGCGGCCCGCCCAGAGCCCAGCGGGCCGGACGCCAGCGGGACCAGGCTATGCCCAAGAGAGCTGGCGCTGGTGGAACTGTTGGGTGTGTGGTACCGCTGCTGTGTGGTGAGCTGTAGTGCCCAGGGGTACCGTGTCTTCCTGCTGGACGAGGGGTACGTGGTGACCACATCCGCCTATTACCTGGCGCGGGGCTGCTCCGAGCTGTTCCAGCTGCCCCCAGAGGTGGTGAGCTGTGTCGTGGCCGATGTCATGCCCTCCCACAGTCAGGAGGGGACAGCAAGCGGGGATTCACCGGTGTCCAAGTGGGCCGTGGAGGCAGTGGAGTTCCTTAGCTTCCTGCAAGGCAAGGAGGTGTCTGGCGTGGTGCAGGAGGTGATAACGCCGCAGCTCATCGTGCTCGAGCTGCCCCAGCTCGTGGCTCAGATGTGGCAGCTGGGCCTGGCCAAACGCGTCTCTCCCAGCTGGTTCTGCGAGGTGCTCAGGCGCTGCCTGCCTTTTGGCCAGTTAAagaagcagctctgtcagcagccTCCAGACTGTTACCTTGGAGCTTTTGAGGGTCCACAGCTTATTCATATGTTGCTCTCGTACAAGCCACTGTCACCTGCCTTGGATTACTACTACCCTCAGCTTCAGCTGGGTGTGACAGAGCCTGTCCTTGTGACCCATGTCTCTGACCCGCACCATGTTTACTGCCAGTTGCAGTGCCTATCACAGGAGATCTGTTGCCTTTCTGATACCATGTGCCATGCTTATGACCGATGGGAGCAGGACTTACTACCCAAGGTGGGCTCGCCCTGTGCTGCCCGTGGGAGGGATGGCCAGTGGTACCGTGCCATCCTGCTGGAGCTCATTGCTGGGGAGCAGGACCAGAATGCAGCTCTCGTGCTCTTTGTGGACTGTGGCAAGAAGGAGACTGTGACCAGAGCTAACCTGCGCCATTTACCTGCTGAGTGCTTTCGCATGCCTGTGGTCACTTACGtgtgtgctctgcagggtgTTTCGGATGGGGGCTGTGGCTGGTCCTCGTGCCAGATCAAGTTGCTGAAAACATTGGTACTTGGCAGAGGAGTGAGTGCTCACATCAAAGCCTTTAACTCCTTTGAGAATCTCTATTATGTGACCCTCTATGGGGAAAACGGTGTTGATTTGAACCATCTTTTTGGGTCTCAGGCTTGCTGCCTTGTCAGCAGTCAGGTGAGCCAAACTGAGGCTCATGAGCAGCTGGAAGTAGAGGAATCCTTAGCTGAAGAATTGGAGTTGCCACCAGAAGCACCTCCTGTTTTAACACACGGAGgtttggctgcagctgctgtagCTGGCGTGTGTCTAAAGACTTGGACATTGTACAGTGCACGGGTCTCCCACCTCCAAGACCCTTCTGAGTTCTGGCTGCAGCTCCGTGGGTATTACCAGCTCTTCAGGCAGCTGAGGCAGTGCATGTGGaatttttattcccattccaCAAAGCTGGATGGTGCTGGGTGGGACCCACAGCCTGGATCCCTTTGTTGTGCCAGTGGGAACGAGGGTGTCTTTTATCGAGCAGTGGTCACCAGGGTTCTGGACACTGGTGTGGAAATACACCTGGTGGACAGAGGCAGTACAGAAACTGTGGATCTGTGTGCTGtgaaggagctgctccctcGCTTCAGGGAGCTGCCTGCCTTAGCTCTAAAGTGTTGTTTGGCAGGTGTTTCCCCTCCAAGAGGAAGTTGGAGTGAAGCTTCTGTGTCTGCATTCAGGGAGATGGTACTGAACAAGGAACTAAAGGTTTGGTTTTTGAATGTGCAGGGTGACAAATACATGGTTGAAATTTTTGACCGGTCGCAGTTAGGAGAGGGAAGAGTAAGTAAACTCATGGCCCAGGGGGGTTATGCTAAATACCAGAGGTATGAAATTCCCAAGACTTCCCAGAAATCAGATAAGTATGTGACACAGGCCTCTTCCCTAGtatgtgctgcagaggaaagcCAAATAAATGCAGAGAAGAGGCTCAGAGAAGAATGTAATCTAAAGAGCAGTGATAGAATACTTGATTCTCATGTGGGTGTGATGGTCAGAGAGAGCCCTGTTGCAGCCATTCTTAATTCTCAAAGTAGTGAATCTCTTACTTCTCAAGACTATGAGGGTAAGGAAAATCTGCATACCTCTTTGAGACAGAACTATGTGGAAATTAAGCCAGGCTCCTCTTGTGGAGGCCACTTAGAAGTGGGAAGTACAGTTAATGTGGTTTTGTCATATGTTGAGAATCCTAGTTGTTTTTGGTGCCAGCTAAGTAGAAATTGCCATGACCTTGAGGTGCTAATGGATCAAATTCAGGAGCATTGCAAGAATTCATCTCAGCCACACATTTGGCCAAATCTTGTGTGTTTAGCCCAGTACTCAGAGGATAAAAAGTGGTACAGGGCCTTAATAGTTAGTGAAGGAGTTTGTGCAGAAAAAGTAGAAGTCATATATGTTGACTATGGCAACAGAGAGCAGGTGTCTCTAACGAAACTCCGTGCAATTAGTGAACACTTCCTTAGGTTAGAGGCTCAGGCATTCAGGTGCAGCCTTTACAACTTAATCCAACCCATTGGTCAGAATCCCTTTGCTTGGGATGAGGAAGCAATTCAGGCTTTTCGTCAGTTTGTTGTTGATTCTTCATCTGACCTTGACCTGAAGTGTACAATCTTTGCCTTGGCTTCAATAAATAGGGACCTGTTTAACATTGTAGATTTAATCACACCTTTTCAGAGTGCTTGCCAGTTTCTCACTGAGAGAGGTGTAGCCAGACCTTTATTTCCTCAAAAGCACCTGGAATCTTTGGTCCAGCTTCACTCTTTCTATTATTCTAGTCATGGTATCAAAATTGGGAGTGAGGAAGAAGTTTATATTACGCATGTTGAGAATCCGTGGACATTTTACTGCCAACTTGAAAGGTGTGCAGATACCTTGGCACAGCTGGCTGATAACATCAGTTGTCTGAGTGAGAGATTGGCCAGCACAGGAACCTTGGGGAAGTCTGGGACCTTGTGTCTGGCAAGGTATTCTGACAGTCAGTGGTATAGGGGAGTAATTCTGGAAAGACAATCTAAGGCTAAAGTCTTCTTTGTGGACTTTGGGAACACAGAGTCAATAGAGACAGATGATCTGCTTATTTTACCCAATGATGCTTCTGATATTTTGCTTGTGCCAATGCAGGCCGTAAAGTGTTCTGTGTCTGATGTATCATCTGTTTCCAAAGAAGCTGCAACATGGTTTAAGGAAGCTGTCCTAGAAAGGAGATTAAAAGCAATAGTGGTAGCAAAGGACTCTGATAATACATTGCAGGTTGAATTGTTTGACAGAAATACTCAAATTAATACAAAACTGAAGGAGATAAGCCTAAACAGTACAGGACTGTTTAGTCATGTACACAATGAGACTTTGTGCTCTAGAAATACAGATGTGAATGAGAGGCATGAGGCTGCAGAGTCCCCTTTAAGTGTAGGTAGGcctcttgaaagaaaaaaaattcaatctCAAGCCCAGCAAGAAAAAGGGAGCAAAAGACACTTCAAAGAAGTTGTAAACCTTTTCCAGCGCTCTGTGAAGGGAGATGTGCTAGAACCTGATGAGATGCTTAGTAGTAAGAAGGATGCTGTTTTGTTGAATAAAGGAAGGGAGGAGTCTCTGCTCTTTTCCCAGATGGATACACTGTCAGATACTAAATCTGATGCTGAAGGCAGGTGTGTAATGCTTAAAAATGCATCTGATCTACCACCACAGAGGATAGTGCCAGCTCTTAAAACCTTAGTGTATGTGTCTTATGTCAGTGACCCTCAGGATTTTTATGTTCAACTAGGGAGTGATGAGGTTCAGCTTAACAACATTTTGGAAAGTTTAAACAATGGGAAATCAGTGAAGGATCCTTGCAGACAGCTTTTCCAAGCAGGAGATTTAATCAGTGCTGTTTATTCAGAAGACAGCCTGTGGTATCGAGCTGTAGTTAAAGAGAAGACTTCTGACAATTTGATAAGGGTACATTATATTGATTATGGTGATACTTCTGTGATTAGTGTTGATCAAGCACGCAGGCTCCCTAAGAACTTGTCATCTATTCCAGCAATGAGCATTCACTGCTTCCTAGCTGGActcaaatgcaaaaaaaaagcagactgGACAGAGAAAGCAGTGTTTTACTTCACCAAGAGAACAAGTGAAATCCTGCTGTCGTGTGAATTTGTAAAGAAAGTTGAGGATAAATGGGAAGTTATTCTCAGTGACCATCAAGGTATAATAACAGTGGATTTAGCTGACAAGGATCTTGCAGGTAGAGAAAGACTTTTCTCAAGAAAAAGAATTGATAGAAGAGAGAACCGTGACATGATCACAGGCTGTGAGCCTTTGCCTCCTCAGGTACAAAATGACATCTCCTGTGTAAGTGATTGTAAATCGTTTATCTGGAAATTTCCAGAGGCAGGTCAGACTTTAAAAATTTATGTCACAGTGGTAAATAGTCCAGGCTACTTCTGGTGTCACCGTGCTGATACCAATGATGTGAGCtacattgagaaaaaaatagaggaagCTGAAAAGCTTGGACTAAGCTCTCTGAATGATGGCAAGTGTTGTATTAAAAGTGGTGACACTTGTCTAGCAAAATACAGTCAAGACGGGTGGTTCTACAGAGCTCAGATCAGCAGTGTGAATGATGAGAGTGTAGTTGTTAGACATGTGGACTATGGAAGCGAGGAGAGCGTCAGCCTGGAGATGATCCGACAGATGCCGGTGGAACTGCTCAGAGTACCTGGGCAAGCATTTGCTTGCTGTCTGGCAGGTTTCAGTCCCTCAGATGGCTCATGGCTTAGTGAAGCAAATAAGAAGTTCTATGATCTGACTGAAAACCTGGTATTAAAAGCTGAAGTAGtagaaattcaggaaaataaagattCTGAAGTCCCTCTGTGTGTTGTCAAGCTGGAAGCTTCTGGCAATAGTATTAATGAAGGGATGAAGAGTTTTTGGAAAGCTAATAAAGAAACTGGTGACAGTGCTTTCTCAAACCTTTGCAACCCcctaaaggaaaacagaagttcAAACAGCAATTTGGATCCTTGTCTCAACAAAGAAACTACTTCTGGATTAGCTcgggaagaaaatgaaagtgctTTGTTTTGCTCTGATCCTTTTTTGGGTGTAACTTCTGACTGTTTAGAAACTGCAGAAGCAAATGTATCAGTGGGAGCTGCCAGTGAGAAGGCTGATGATGGATATGAAATAGAAGAGCATGATAACAGTTTTGATAAAGGGATACCACTGCCTGAAGGTAACAGTATGCTACTAGAAGCAATGAGAAGCTGCAGCCCTCATATTGTGGGGAATGGAATGAAAGCTGCAGAGCAAGAGGTGTCTGAAACACAGTTTGGAGAGGAGGCTGAGCTGAAAGCAGAAGTGACAGgcagtgctccagcagccagcctTCTCCTGGGAAAAGAACAAGAACTGCAGAGATTGCCagtgctccaggcacagccatcTGCAAGCAATGGAACTAAGACATTTGGAGAACTGGATCCATTAGAAATGCACTTACCACGTGATGGTCTAAACGAGCTCCTTCAGGAACTTCTGGAAAAGCCCTCCTTTGATGAAGGAACAAAGGAAGCACTGGAAGCAAAGTCTCTTGAAATGCAGGCAGCATCAGGCAGTGAAGCAAGAGAGACAGTGTTGGAGCAGGAattgctggagctgccagaTGTGAGGGAGGAGAAAGGGCAGTTGACAACTCTGAACTGTCTTGAAATTTTGCCATTACTtaatgagaaagaaaacctgGTGCCTTCAGTTAGTGACAGAGAGAAGTCAGTAGAGCTGATTGCATCTGATGTTCAGCCTTCTTTGGGAGAGAAGACCAAGAAACTGCAAGCGAATTTGTCTGGAATTCATGAAGCAGAAGCTATACTAGATGATTGGATGGAAACAGACCCTCCTTCTCTAAGGTTGCCATCATCTGGTGGTAGACCTGAAAAAGAACTGCACCAGAAGATGCGTGACAAGGAGTCGATGCTAGGAGCCAAATTTGAGCCCTTTCTGGAACTGGTGCTGCCTGATGTTCAGTCCCCTCAGGAAGACAGGGAGGAGGACTTGTTAAGGCTGGAACATGCTGTGCTACAGAGTTCTGCAAATAGTGGAAGtcaattttcatttctttcaaaagaCTCTGCGAATCAAAGGCCTGTTTTCACTGTGCAATCATGTGCCTGTCAAGTCGAGAAACAAATGGGGTGGCAGAAGAGGAAAGATGACTGTGTGGAAGAATGGATGGAACAAGACTTGACTGACTCATTTAAAGAGAGTGGAAATGTGTGTGTTCAGTCTTTAGGCTGTAAGCCTGGGGAAGATGAAAAGCAGAATGAGAACTTGGCTGACTGCAGTGCAG CACACCACGACTATCCTTGTAGTCTGAAGGGCTTTGCTGTTGGTTCCAAATGTGTGGTGTGGACTTCTCTCAAATGGTGTGATGCTCGCATTTTGGAGGTATCTGAGAAGGGTACCAAG GTCTTGAACCTCTGCAGTGGCAATGAGGAGATTGTGCATCCTGAGAACGTCTGGAATGGAATTCCTGATGGGGCTCACAGATCATCTGAG GCATTAAACCCTGCAACAGAAAACTTGCAGTCCTTACCAGAGGAGTCCTTACTTCAAG AAAAGCAAACTGGCTGCAGTAGCAATTTAGCTGAAGATTCTCATGTcctccagcagtgctga
- the SLC25A27 gene encoding mitochondrial uncoupling protein 4 has protein sequence MSPAEEERSLPLPERWPRASKFALSACAAAVAELVTFPLDLTKTRLQMQGEAAARRGGAAAGRAVPYRGMLRTAAGIAQEEGVRKLWQGATPAVYRHIVYTGVRMVTYEHLRDSVLARVEGESFPLWKAVVGGMSAGAIGQFFASPTDLVKVQMQMEGRRKLEGKPLRFRGVHHAFLKILSEGGVRGLWAGWVPNVQRAALVNMGDLTTYDSVKHFLLLNTTLVDNSVTHSVSSVCSGLVAAVLGTPADVVKTRIMNQPRDKQGRGLLYKSSMDCLIQTVQGEGFMSLYKGFIPTWMRMAPWSLVFWLTYEQIRRMCGVTSF, from the exons ATGTCACCTGCAGAAGAAGAGAGGAGCTTACCTCTTCCAGAGAGATGGCCCCGAGCCAGCAAATTCGCTCTGTCAGCCTGTGCAGCGGCTGTGGCAGAACTAG TGACGTTTCCCCTGGATCTGACGAAAACCCGGCTGCAGATGCAAGGTGAGGCTGCGGCGCGGCGCGGTGGAGCTGCGGCCGGGCGGGCGGTGCCGTACCGCGGGATGCTGCGCACGGCGGCGGGCATCGCGCAGGAGGAGGGCGTGCGGAAACTCTGGCAAGGAGCCACGCCGGCCGTCTACCGCCACATAG TATACACTGGTGTTCGGATGGTTACTTATGAACATCTCCGTGACTCTGTGCTTGCCAGGGTGGAGGGTGAAAGCTTTCCTCTCTG GAAAGCTGTGGTTGGAGGCATGTCTGCAGGTGCCATTGGACAGTTTTTTGCCAGCCCAACTGATCTGGTGAAGGTGCAGATGCAGATGGAGGGAAGAAGGAAGTTGGAAGGAAAACCATTACG GTTTCGAGGTGTGCACCATGCATTTCTGAAGATCCTGTCTGAAGGAGGAGTAAGGGGACTTTGGGCTGGATGGGTACCAAATGtccagagagctgctctggtgaATATGGGAG ATCTGACCACTTATGACTCAGTGAAACACTTTTTGCTTCTGAACACGACACTTGTGGACAATAGTGTGACTCACAGTGTTAGCAG tgtctgctctgggctggtaGCAGCTGTTCTGGGAACTCCTGCTGATGTGGTCAAAACCCGGATAATGAACCAGCCAAGAGATAAGCAGGGAAG AGGTCTGCTCTATAAATCTTCCATGGACTGCTTGATTCAAACTGTCCAGGGTGAAGGGTTTATGTCTCTGTACAAAGGCTTTATACCAACCTGGATGCGAATG GCACCTTGGTCACTGGTATTCTGGCTTACATATGAACAAATCAGAAGGATGTGTGGAGttacttctttttaa
- the LOC130250722 gene encoding 24-hydroxycholesterol 7-alpha-hydroxylase isoform X1 — MDLAVLLAALLGLLVVKALLFQRRNASSPPCIRSWIPWIGAAFQFGKAPLEFIEQARKKHGPVFTIFALGKRFTFVTEEEGTEAFFKSEDLNFEQAVQQAVKNAVSVPAEAFYQNHGNLYSMMKGKMSPSNLHMFSGSLCKELHEHMAHLGTEGTGDLNDLVRHVMYPAVVNTLFGKGICPTSPSEIKEFEEHFQKYDEDFEYASQMPECFLRNWSKSKKWLLKLFEKVVLDAERTNPSETASKTLLQHLLDNLQGKHLGPNYGLLMLWAAQANAVPVAFWTLAFILSNPAIYKKVMEDLASVFGKAGKDKLEVSEEDLKKIPFIKWCTLEAIRLRSPGAITKKVINPIRIKNFTIPAGDMLMLSPYWLHRNPKYFPDPEMFKPDRWKEANLEKNAFLDSFVAFGGGKHQCPGRWFAIMEIQLFVVLFLYKYEFVLLDAVPKESPLHLVGTQQPMAPLRVQYKCRE; from the exons ATGGATCTGGCCGTGCTCCTGGCAGCGCTCCTGGGACTGCTCGTTGTCAAGGCTCTTTTGTTTCAGCGCAGAAACGCGAGCTCCCCTCCTTGCATCAGGAGCTGGATCCCCTGGATTGGAGCCGCGTTTCAGTTCGGGAAAGCTCCCCTGGAGTTTATAGAGCAAGCCAGGAAGAAG CATGGACCTGTGTTCACAATATTTGCTCTGGGAAAGCGGTTCACTTTTGTGACTGAGGAAGAAGGAactgaagcattttttaaatctgaagaCCTAAATTTTGAACAGGCAGTACAACAAGCTGTCAAGAATGCAG TCTCTGTTCCTGCAGAAGCATTTTATCAGAACCATGGTAATCTCTACAGCATGATGAAGGGGAAAATGAGTCCCTCTAATCTGCACATGTTCTCAGGCAGTTTGTGTAAGGAGCTCCATGAGCACATGGCTCACCTGGGCACGGAGGGCACAGGTGACCTCAATGACCTGGTAAG GCATGTCATGTATCCAGCAGTGGTGAACACCCTGTTTGGGAAGGGCATCTGCCCAACCAGTCCGAGTGAAATCAAGGAGTTTGAAGAGCATTTCCAGAAGTACGACGAGGACTTTGAATACGCTTCTCAGATGCCCGAGTGCTTCCTGAG GAACTGGTCTAAATCCAAAAAATGGCTTCTAAAATTATTTGAGAAAGTAGTGTTGGATGCTGAGAGGACCAACCCTTCAGAGACTGCATCCAAG ACGCTTCTACAACATCTTCTGGATAACTTGCAGGGAAAACATCTAGGTCCCAATTATGGTCTCCTGATGCTCTGGGCTGCACAAGCAAATGCTGTGCCT GTTGCATTTTGGACCCTTGCTTTCATACTCTCTAATCCTGCCATATACAAGAAAGTCATGGAAGACCTGGCTTCTGTTTTTGGCAAAGCAG GTAAAGATAAACTGGAAGTCTCTGAGGAGGATCTGAAGAAGATCCCTTTCATTAAATGGTGCACTTTGGAAGCCATACGGTTGAGGTCTCCAGGTGCAATCACCAAGAAAGTCATAAACCCAATTAGAATTAAG aatttcaccatccctgcaggtgacATGCTGATGTTGTCACCATATTGGTTGCACCGGAATCCAAAATACTTTCCTGACCCAGAAATGTTCAAACCT GATCGTTGGAAAGAGGCAAATTTAGAGAAGAATGCTTTCTTGGACAGCTTTGTGGCATTCGGAGGAGGGAAGCATCAGTGTCCAGGAAG GTGGTTTGCTATCATGGAAATTCAGCTGTTTGTTGTGCTGTTCCTGTACAAGTATGAATTTGTGCTGTTGGATGCAGTGCCAAAGGAG